The following coding sequences lie in one Pontibacter sp. G13 genomic window:
- a CDS encoding SulP family inorganic anion transporter: MQNQKSGFFANLSNDIPASIVVFLVAIPLCLGIALASGAPPLAGIIAGFVGGIIVSLISKSPLGVSGPAAGLAVIVLNAITDLPSFEIFLVAVVFAGVIQIILSIIKAGVIGYYFPNSVIKGMLAGIGVIIFWKQVPIMFGHKDTPKNFTEFFEILGNIAPGALVITLVSLAILILWEQPFIKKISFMQWIQGPLVAVVVGIILQLVFAGSGSMALAEKQLVELPMFDGPIGFFTGLTFPDFKGAFANTELLGDILLIGATLAIVASLETLLCVEATDKLDPQKRITPTNRELLAQGAGNMVSGLIGGLPVTQVIVRSSANIQAGGKTRAAAFFHGIWVLLAVVFLPSLLRMIPLASLAGILMVVGYKLAKPSLVKSMWKLGWMQFVPFMVTIVGIVGLDLLKGIGLGLAVAILIILLKNYQTPYFFDPEKHEEGDPYRIMLSEDVTFLNKASILNTFKQIPDGSKVIIDSSKNVHVDNDVLEIIEEFKTNALTRGIEVTEVKEVNGLAIDAATKFKEVVGTTPNGHPKQTPVA; the protein is encoded by the coding sequence ATGCAAAATCAAAAATCGGGCTTCTTTGCCAATCTCTCCAACGATATCCCGGCCAGTATTGTGGTCTTTTTGGTCGCGATCCCATTGTGTCTGGGAATCGCTCTCGCTTCAGGAGCGCCTCCGCTCGCGGGTATTATTGCGGGTTTTGTCGGCGGTATCATCGTTTCACTCATCTCCAAATCACCATTGGGGGTATCAGGTCCCGCTGCAGGTCTGGCGGTGATTGTCCTCAATGCGATTACTGATCTGCCTTCCTTCGAAATTTTTCTCGTGGCGGTGGTGTTTGCAGGAGTCATACAGATAATCCTGAGTATCATCAAAGCGGGTGTCATTGGATACTATTTCCCCAACTCTGTCATCAAAGGTATGCTGGCAGGTATCGGTGTGATCATCTTCTGGAAACAGGTTCCGATCATGTTCGGGCACAAAGACACCCCGAAAAACTTCACCGAGTTTTTTGAGATTCTCGGAAATATCGCTCCCGGAGCGCTGGTCATCACTTTGGTGTCGCTGGCGATTCTTATCCTTTGGGAGCAGCCATTCATAAAGAAGATATCCTTCATGCAATGGATTCAAGGACCACTGGTGGCAGTTGTCGTCGGTATCATCCTGCAATTAGTGTTTGCAGGAAGCGGATCTATGGCTCTGGCCGAAAAGCAATTGGTTGAATTGCCCATGTTCGATGGACCGATTGGGTTCTTTACAGGGCTGACATTCCCGGACTTTAAGGGGGCTTTTGCCAATACCGAATTGCTAGGGGATATTCTTCTGATCGGAGCTACCTTGGCGATTGTGGCAAGTTTGGAGACGCTTCTTTGCGTGGAGGCTACTGACAAGCTCGATCCTCAGAAACGAATCACACCGACCAACCGCGAGCTATTGGCCCAAGGAGCTGGTAATATGGTGTCTGGGTTGATTGGCGGACTTCCCGTAACGCAAGTAATCGTTCGTTCTAGTGCCAATATTCAAGCAGGTGGTAAAACCCGTGCTGCGGCCTTCTTTCACGGTATTTGGGTATTGTTGGCTGTGGTATTCTTGCCGAGTTTGCTGCGAATGATTCCTTTGGCTTCTCTCGCAGGAATCTTGATGGTGGTGGGATACAAACTTGCCAAACCTTCGCTGGTCAAATCCATGTGGAAGCTTGGGTGGATGCAGTTCGTCCCTTTCATGGTGACGATTGTCGGAATTGTCGGATTGGATTTGTTGAAAGGAATTGGGCTTGGACTTGCCGTGGCCATCTTGATCATTTTGCTCAAGAACTACCAAACGCCATATTTCTTTGATCCAGAAAAGCACGAAGAGGGAGATCCCTACAGAATTATGCTATCTGAGGATGTGACTTTCCTGAATAAGGCTTCTATCCTGAATACCTTCAAGCAGATTCCAGACGGAAGCAAAGTGATCATCGATTCCAGTAAGAATGTCCACGTGGACAATGATGTATTGGAAATCATCGAAGAATTCAAGACCAATGCGCTCACCCGCGGAATTGAAGTGACAGAAGTAAAGGAAGTAAATGGGCTGGCTATTGACGCTGCGACAAAATTCAAAGAAGTAGTGGGTACTACTCCGAATGGTCATCCCAAACAAACGCCTGTCGCTTAA
- a CDS encoding magnesium chelatase — protein sequence MAQSPNLTITTLGQLKASGYRPKSIKEELRDNLIARMRDGADMFPGVIGYEDTVIPDMQRAILSRHNMILLGLRGQAKTRIARQMVGLLDEYIPVVAGSELNDDPLLPISRFAKDLIEEHGDDTPVEWLHRNDRYVEKLATPDVTVADLIGDVDPIKAATLKLPYSDERTIHFGLIPRSHRCLFVINELPDLQPRIQVALFNILQEGDIQIRGFSLRLPMDVQFVFTANPEDYTNRGSIVTPLKDRIESQILTHYPKSLQLSMKITQQEARIAEGQQESVIVDELCARLVEEIAIEARQSEYVDEKSGVSARMTITAFENLSSAVERRVILNDEAHGYSRVGDLVGVVPSITGKIELVYEGEQEGPAIVAQKLISKAIRNTFTDYFPDPESIKRSSPENPYRDLTQWFTQGNVVDLLNDMSDEEYRSSLRSIPGLTDIVNHFHKDISEQERYLLMEFVLHGLAEYSLVGKSGLEKGLQFKDLLSGMFNMPDDDDEGDFGGYYENRG from the coding sequence ATGGCTCAATCTCCGAACCTAACTATCACCACCCTCGGCCAATTGAAGGCTTCGGGATATCGTCCCAAATCCATCAAAGAGGAATTGCGTGACAACCTCATCGCACGGATGCGCGATGGAGCCGATATGTTTCCTGGCGTCATCGGCTATGAAGATACGGTCATTCCGGACATGCAGCGGGCGATTCTCTCTCGCCACAACATGATCCTTCTGGGCCTGCGGGGACAAGCCAAAACCCGTATCGCTCGCCAAATGGTCGGATTGCTGGATGAATATATTCCCGTCGTGGCTGGGTCCGAACTCAACGATGATCCCTTGTTGCCCATCTCAAGATTTGCCAAGGATCTCATCGAAGAGCATGGCGATGACACGCCCGTCGAATGGCTCCACCGCAACGATCGCTACGTAGAGAAATTGGCCACTCCGGATGTGACGGTAGCTGACCTGATTGGGGATGTTGACCCGATCAAAGCCGCAACCCTGAAACTCCCCTACTCCGACGAGCGGACCATCCACTTTGGATTGATCCCGAGATCTCATCGATGCTTGTTTGTCATCAACGAGCTTCCGGATCTCCAACCAAGAATTCAGGTGGCGTTATTCAACATCCTTCAAGAAGGAGATATTCAGATTCGAGGCTTCTCGCTGCGTCTGCCGATGGATGTACAATTTGTATTCACGGCCAATCCCGAGGATTACACCAACCGGGGAAGCATTGTCACGCCATTGAAAGACCGGATCGAGAGTCAGATCTTGACACACTATCCCAAGTCGCTTCAGCTGTCCATGAAAATCACCCAGCAGGAAGCTCGCATCGCCGAGGGCCAGCAGGAATCAGTGATCGTGGATGAATTGTGTGCGCGTCTCGTGGAAGAAATCGCCATAGAAGCTCGTCAAAGCGAATATGTCGACGAAAAATCTGGTGTTTCAGCTCGGATGACCATCACGGCATTCGAGAACCTCAGTTCTGCCGTTGAACGTCGCGTGATCCTCAATGACGAAGCACACGGATATAGCCGAGTAGGTGATCTGGTCGGAGTCGTCCCATCCATCACCGGAAAAATCGAGCTGGTCTACGAAGGCGAGCAAGAAGGCCCTGCGATCGTCGCCCAAAAATTGATCTCCAAGGCCATCCGCAACACGTTCACGGATTACTTCCCCGATCCGGAATCCATCAAGCGGAGTTCTCCCGAGAATCCCTACCGCGACCTGACCCAGTGGTTCACACAAGGAAATGTCGTGGACCTTCTCAACGATATGTCGGACGAAGAATACCGCAGTTCCCTCCGATCCATTCCGGGACTGACGGATATCGTCAATCATTTCCACAAGGACATATCCGAGCAGGAACGCTATCTCCTCATGGAATTTGTTCTGCATGGGTTGGCGGAATATTCCCTCGTAGGCAAGTCTGGTCTAGAAAAAGGCCTCCAATTCAAGGATCTACTCTCAGGCATGTTCAATATGCCTGACGACGACGATGAAGGAGACTTCGGCGGCTACTACGAAAACCGCGGATAG
- a CDS encoding T9SS type A sorting domain-containing protein → MKFFVLILLSFFCFPVFVFSQCASPLPIGDCSGGNGEASNGQNINSGQTFWFAGNATFPAGVNLNGGTLRVCGTLILSTISFNSGTIIVEEAGSLTINGSSTLNFNGNKTVSNRGQLTINRSITMQNQNNLIINAATGIFEMTGGNYTLEINSATSNFVNSNLATIDNLFIQGSTSPGAVCLGFGSQLIIPGDLNNNQAGGKDAPEGTGCVQYFGNAQLNADLATTSNVFVCRAPGSTTSGGAGFGSATVQENCTTCQTSLPIEMAAFEASQQGTRNRITWITSREINNDRFEIERAQIAGGWDAIGTVAGAGTSNEGQHYTFWDATPAPGTNFYRLKQIDLDGSTTYSPIVSVEQSPARSKQLEVFPNPATDKAWVQLSAGSSQTVEILNVSGGRLSQQLQSSTTSSELIQLDLSQLPSGIYVIRHGNQVQKLIKL, encoded by the coding sequence ATGAAATTTTTCGTACTTATTCTCCTTTCGTTCTTCTGCTTTCCAGTATTCGTTTTCTCACAATGCGCCAGTCCATTGCCTATTGGTGATTGCTCTGGAGGCAACGGTGAAGCATCTAATGGACAAAACATCAATTCCGGTCAGACTTTTTGGTTCGCAGGCAATGCCACTTTTCCGGCTGGGGTCAACCTCAATGGAGGCACTCTAAGAGTCTGTGGCACGCTTATTTTGAGCACGATCAGCTTCAATAGCGGTACGATCATCGTTGAAGAAGCGGGTTCCCTCACCATCAATGGAAGCAGCACGCTAAATTTTAACGGCAATAAAACCGTCAGTAATCGCGGCCAACTTACCATCAATCGAAGTATCACCATGCAAAACCAAAATAACCTCATCATCAATGCCGCAACGGGAATCTTCGAAATGACTGGTGGGAACTACACATTAGAGATCAATTCTGCCACATCGAACTTTGTCAACTCGAATCTCGCGACGATTGACAATCTCTTCATACAAGGCTCCACTTCGCCGGGGGCAGTCTGCCTAGGATTTGGGAGTCAACTGATCATTCCAGGAGACCTCAACAACAATCAGGCAGGGGGAAAAGACGCGCCGGAAGGAACCGGATGTGTACAGTACTTTGGCAATGCCCAGCTCAATGCAGATTTGGCTACGACTTCCAATGTATTCGTTTGTAGAGCCCCTGGAAGCACCACGAGCGGAGGCGCAGGGTTTGGTAGTGCCACAGTTCAAGAAAACTGTACCACCTGCCAGACCAGCTTGCCTATCGAGATGGCTGCTTTTGAGGCAAGTCAGCAAGGCACTAGAAACCGCATTACTTGGATCACAAGCCGCGAAATCAACAATGATCGCTTCGAAATTGAGCGTGCTCAAATTGCCGGAGGATGGGACGCTATTGGCACGGTGGCCGGCGCAGGAACTTCCAACGAAGGCCAGCACTACACATTTTGGGACGCAACTCCTGCCCCGGGCACCAATTTTTACCGCCTCAAGCAAATAGATCTCGATGGCTCGACCACATATTCCCCGATTGTGTCCGTCGAGCAATCCCCTGCACGTTCTAAGCAACTGGAAGTTTTCCCCAACCCAGCGACCGATAAAGCGTGGGTGCAGCTCTCTGCTGGCAGTTCCCAAACCGTGGAGATCCTCAATGTCTCGGGTGGACGCCTCTCCCAGCAGCTGCAGTCCTCCACAACTTCCAGCGAGTTGATCCAGCTCGACCTATCCCAACTACCCAGTGGGATCTATGTGATCCGGCACGGCAATCAAGTGCAGAAACTCATCAAGCTATAA
- a CDS encoding MBL fold metallo-hydrolase produces the protein MAAQTFPFQIGSIDACVLNDGEFQYDQPADLFFGHAPSKQSLSMALNQQGIKLSDWDHMDSSFCCLYLKMGRERILIDPGAGKMGANTGQLLSALETQGVKPEDIDTIIITHCHPDHIGGILNEKGELTFPNAKYIMWKAEWDFWTHEPDLSHQPIPADMQAAMISSAQQICEAIREKTELIRREFELRPGMRVISIPGHTPGMIALNISSDGQQFMYLADAVFHPTQIEHPDWSGQVDLDPKKAAASRNQILKRASNSRSQVLCYHFPFPGLGTIENTGGAYHFKAVAAGRRA, from the coding sequence ATGGCAGCTCAAACCTTCCCTTTCCAGATCGGCAGCATCGATGCATGCGTTCTCAATGATGGTGAATTTCAATATGACCAACCAGCGGACTTGTTTTTTGGCCATGCTCCCTCGAAGCAATCCCTAAGCATGGCCCTCAATCAGCAAGGGATCAAGCTCAGCGATTGGGACCACATGGACAGCTCGTTTTGCTGCCTTTATCTCAAGATGGGTCGCGAAAGAATCCTCATAGATCCAGGTGCAGGAAAAATGGGTGCCAATACTGGCCAATTGCTTTCAGCGCTGGAGACGCAGGGCGTAAAGCCAGAGGATATCGATACCATCATCATCACCCATTGTCACCCAGATCATATTGGTGGAATCTTGAACGAAAAGGGCGAATTGACCTTCCCGAATGCCAAGTATATCATGTGGAAAGCAGAATGGGACTTTTGGACACATGAACCAGATCTATCACACCAACCCATTCCTGCGGACATGCAAGCGGCGATGATCAGTTCCGCCCAGCAGATTTGCGAAGCGATCCGAGAGAAAACCGAACTGATTCGCAGGGAATTTGAATTGCGTCCGGGTATGCGAGTGATTTCGATTCCCGGTCATACACCCGGAATGATCGCACTCAATATTTCCTCAGACGGCCAACAGTTCATGTATTTGGCCGATGCAGTATTTCACCCTACTCAAATCGAACACCCTGACTGGTCCGGCCAAGTGGATCTCGATCCCAAGAAAGCCGCAGCCAGCCGCAACCAAATTTTGAAACGCGCATCCAACTCCAGATCTCAAGTGCTTTGCTACCACTTCCCATTTCCGGGATTGGGAACTATTGAGAATACAGGAGGTGCCTACCATTTCAAAGCTGTAGCTGCTGGTAGAAGGGCCTAA
- a CDS encoding acyl transferase, which translates to MAFDPDSFFQRIFAPEADFEALADELWAHQSQTVPQIRQFCEVLGTDARQSMPISFFKHFELKDGHWEPEAIFGSSGTTGQTPSRHFVKDLESYRINARRGFEAFFPAGDYQILALLPSYLERGNSSLVRMVQNWIEDFGLPGSGFFLDDFNALRTQIDQARESGTPLILIGVAFALLDFVESHGVQLPPDAIVLETGGMKGRKKELVREELHEILKAGFGVSQIHSEYGMTELLSQAYTGSHGRFQCPPSMRVFMSDIHLNRLIQPIGVTGRLHIIDLANIHSCAFIATDDLGRMHADGSFEVLGRLDTAEMRGCNLMYVG; encoded by the coding sequence ATGGCATTTGATCCCGACTCATTTTTCCAGCGCATATTCGCTCCAGAGGCAGATTTCGAAGCACTCGCCGACGAGCTCTGGGCGCATCAATCTCAGACAGTTCCCCAGATTCGCCAATTCTGCGAAGTCTTGGGCACCGATGCTCGGCAGAGTATGCCCATTTCCTTTTTCAAGCACTTCGAATTGAAGGATGGCCATTGGGAGCCCGAAGCCATTTTCGGAAGCAGCGGAACTACTGGTCAGACTCCCTCTCGTCATTTTGTGAAAGATCTGGAATCTTACCGCATCAATGCACGGCGTGGATTTGAGGCGTTTTTCCCTGCAGGTGATTATCAGATTTTGGCGTTGTTGCCTTCGTATTTGGAGCGGGGCAATTCCTCGCTCGTCCGCATGGTGCAAAACTGGATCGAGGATTTTGGTTTGCCGGGCAGTGGATTTTTCCTGGATGATTTCAACGCTTTGCGGACCCAGATCGATCAGGCGAGAGAATCTGGTACTCCACTTATATTGATAGGAGTGGCGTTTGCGCTGTTGGATTTTGTGGAATCTCATGGGGTCCAGCTCCCTCCTGATGCGATTGTCTTGGAGACTGGAGGAATGAAGGGACGGAAAAAGGAATTGGTTCGGGAAGAACTTCACGAAATTCTGAAAGCGGGATTTGGGGTTTCTCAAATTCACTCAGAATATGGCATGACCGAACTTCTTTCTCAGGCATATACCGGGAGTCATGGTCGATTTCAGTGCCCTCCTTCCATGCGGGTGTTCATGTCCGACATTCACCTCAACCGACTCATACAGCCCATTGGGGTAACTGGAAGGCTTCATATCATCGACTTGGCGAATATTCATTCTTGTGCATTTATCGCAACGGACGATTTGGGAAGAATGCATGCCGATGGGAGTTTCGAAGTATTGGGAAGATTGGACACGGCGGAAATGCGTGGTTGCAACCTGATGTATGTGGGGTGA
- a CDS encoding LamG-like jellyroll fold domain-containing protein, with product MARFIWPNDNLPCAMTDLKSFILWLFLTPCSIMFGQTGPGGVGTTDGNSSLRIWLRADAQLSGLEHGNPVSVWQDASGYNQHAIGVTSSPIFVKAPQGAFGGQSMLRFDDLDHLEIDSIEGGLEAFSMFMVSRKNEGGSFPATWWGSGLAGPEVGIVSTEWNVSLTSSHRLQTVLGFPSHRLVTEYPELEMEEGMASIICTQWDGIELSAALNGFWSATTTPTPIGQTACEKPIVLAATGNFKSFMDGQIAEVLLFDRALNSAETQLIHNYLSTRYQLGIQHDLFQQPEANRYDQDVFGIGKESDGAISEASGGGIRLAAGTDVGDFLEIDGRYLMIGHDNQSSEWVDWDLPESISARLSKLWYLDKTDPFGSGGELEWAFQDLDTENIGQYALLYQSAEGEPFSVIFSGGYIDGDEVVFPLNAAWLEDGFYTLGKVDLAGPGRMISLAGNKSLHTDDPGFDSEAGTLELWMKTTVFSADTQYVASGESASGNHAPGIAVIGNELAWEFGGQVATSTGLELQANKWYQVALTYQRAGLDFLVKLYVDGILVDEEFQVPSSGDEIERWNLGKDISADQHRWAGMVDEIRIWDHARTIGDIRSFLSRKVEEPLGMLRYWRLDHGGIFGYPNLLGPQQLHGIGVATFDWRNSDAVIGDESVYAYPNGANWEGLDIQIEGEYAPALTLSRISGDAQGLHVVWVNRNPVSPTLPDSYADTEGNRAWMIHSVLASELDFHLSVDASDFTHETASGLRLVAAQQLDLGNYHHGGTVYNPISRTLETTGELSDAVFTLGRREHYDEPSFGGGRALELDGYLSMLESSFVLQADWDRSLSVECWFKPSGSLDAYTAIISARTGDGNQANFEMGIDSEGQVRVYHNQTFHPGAGSVTLGTWNHIAYAYEANSQLGKIYLNGSMVGTVPVPEASPIGTAMIIGRSALGSQDFSKGMIDEVRVWNAALSQDDIRDWMCKILNWEHPKMEELAVWYPFDEDNGRFLSVEDHAGSYDGIIHDIASAQIRTEAGTPLGDRAAYRFTPDDAPELLRLSHEDGDEVVLGDVSSEGMIESIFLYQVDMPSNGRNGFRMVDWSDERYWGIFIPGANQEVSYKASVFYAGHPLSYQNEAGTVVANRSSNAEPIWSNTYSDADYTAQRIDYLGSGSSEMILGQADPFFWEPLVLSVSQPHDNKGLKLAWQPISSESIVEYVLEKSSNGHDFEVAATWQKDGEKWPDLFEYIDHEAPPESQVRHYRVLAIDHEGHFRNSNIESWRILGTNAEFTVFPNPVSETAILFPLFDRKWPAQIQLLDLSGRQLGFWELQTDWSSLNIPVQHLAVGTYVLRIQYGTQVFTERLLIGR from the coding sequence ATGGCTCGCTTTATTTGGCCCAACGATAATCTTCCTTGTGCCATGACCGATTTGAAGTCTTTCATCCTCTGGCTCTTTCTTACTCCCTGTTCGATCATGTTTGGCCAGACTGGGCCTGGTGGAGTAGGTACGACTGATGGGAATTCATCCCTGCGGATTTGGCTGCGTGCTGATGCTCAGCTTTCCGGACTGGAGCATGGCAATCCGGTGTCGGTGTGGCAAGATGCCAGCGGTTATAATCAGCATGCGATAGGAGTGACTTCTTCCCCCATATTTGTGAAGGCACCACAAGGTGCTTTTGGCGGTCAATCCATGCTCCGATTTGATGATTTGGATCATCTAGAAATTGATTCCATCGAAGGCGGCTTGGAGGCTTTTTCCATGTTCATGGTCAGTCGGAAAAATGAAGGGGGAAGTTTTCCCGCCACATGGTGGGGGAGTGGACTTGCTGGTCCGGAAGTTGGAATTGTATCCACGGAGTGGAATGTTTCTCTTACCTCTAGTCATAGATTGCAAACGGTTTTGGGATTTCCCTCCCATCGATTGGTCACCGAGTATCCGGAGCTTGAAATGGAGGAAGGGATGGCGAGTATCATCTGCACACAATGGGATGGAATCGAATTGTCGGCTGCCTTAAACGGTTTTTGGAGTGCAACAACCACTCCTACACCAATTGGCCAAACTGCTTGTGAAAAACCGATCGTTCTGGCTGCAACGGGCAATTTCAAATCTTTCATGGATGGACAGATTGCAGAGGTGCTCCTGTTTGATCGTGCCCTGAATTCAGCCGAAACTCAACTGATACACAACTACCTATCCACGCGATATCAGCTCGGCATCCAACATGATCTTTTCCAGCAGCCAGAAGCCAATCGCTATGATCAAGATGTCTTTGGTATAGGAAAGGAATCCGACGGAGCCATTTCGGAGGCCTCTGGTGGCGGAATAAGGCTTGCTGCCGGAACAGATGTGGGGGACTTTCTGGAAATTGATGGAAGGTACCTGATGATAGGACATGACAATCAATCTTCGGAATGGGTGGATTGGGATCTTCCCGAATCTATTTCTGCTAGACTATCAAAGCTATGGTACCTAGATAAAACAGACCCTTTTGGTTCTGGAGGTGAGCTGGAATGGGCTTTTCAAGATCTGGATACAGAGAATATTGGGCAGTATGCTTTGCTGTACCAATCGGCTGAAGGAGAGCCTTTTTCCGTCATTTTTTCTGGGGGATACATTGACGGGGATGAAGTGGTGTTTCCCCTCAATGCGGCCTGGTTGGAGGATGGATTCTACACGTTGGGGAAAGTCGATCTGGCTGGCCCTGGAAGGATGATCTCGCTAGCTGGAAATAAAAGTCTTCACACTGACGATCCCGGTTTTGACAGTGAGGCTGGGACCTTGGAGCTTTGGATGAAGACAACGGTCTTCTCTGCTGATACCCAATATGTAGCAAGTGGAGAAAGTGCCTCAGGAAATCATGCACCTGGGATTGCAGTCATTGGCAATGAGCTCGCTTGGGAATTCGGTGGTCAAGTTGCCACTTCAACAGGGTTGGAACTTCAAGCCAACAAGTGGTACCAAGTGGCTTTGACATATCAGAGAGCAGGATTGGATTTCTTGGTCAAACTATACGTGGATGGCATTTTGGTGGATGAAGAGTTCCAAGTTCCTAGCTCCGGAGATGAAATTGAGCGCTGGAACCTTGGTAAAGATATTTCGGCAGATCAGCATAGATGGGCCGGAATGGTGGATGAGATTCGCATCTGGGATCATGCCAGAACTATCGGTGATATTCGCTCATTTCTCAGTCGCAAGGTGGAAGAACCACTCGGAATGCTTAGATATTGGCGACTGGATCATGGAGGGATATTTGGATATCCTAATTTGTTAGGCCCTCAACAACTGCATGGAATAGGAGTAGCAACCTTCGATTGGCGAAACTCTGATGCAGTAATAGGGGATGAAAGTGTGTATGCGTATCCAAATGGTGCTAACTGGGAGGGACTCGATATCCAAATTGAAGGTGAATACGCTCCTGCCTTGACACTCTCTCGCATATCTGGAGATGCCCAAGGACTTCATGTGGTTTGGGTCAATCGAAATCCCGTTTCGCCCACTTTACCTGATAGTTATGCCGATACCGAAGGAAACCGAGCATGGATGATTCATTCTGTGCTTGCCTCAGAGTTGGATTTTCACCTATCAGTAGATGCTTCCGATTTTACACACGAGACTGCAAGTGGCCTGAGATTGGTTGCTGCCCAGCAGTTAGATCTAGGAAATTATCATCATGGAGGCACGGTCTACAATCCAATTTCGAGAACTCTTGAAACCACCGGTGAATTATCAGATGCGGTTTTCACCTTAGGTCGCCGAGAACATTATGATGAACCCAGCTTTGGGGGAGGACGAGCATTGGAATTAGATGGGTACCTAAGCATGCTTGAATCTAGCTTTGTACTTCAAGCGGATTGGGATCGCTCTCTGTCTGTCGAATGTTGGTTCAAGCCTTCAGGATCATTGGATGCTTACACGGCTATCATTAGTGCAAGGACGGGTGATGGAAACCAAGCTAATTTCGAGATGGGGATAGATTCAGAGGGCCAAGTGCGTGTCTACCACAACCAGACGTTTCACCCCGGTGCAGGATCAGTCACGCTAGGGACATGGAATCATATTGCCTATGCTTATGAAGCCAATTCTCAACTCGGCAAAATATATCTCAATGGGTCGATGGTCGGGACAGTTCCCGTACCGGAAGCCTCCCCCATAGGAACTGCTATGATCATTGGCCGCTCTGCTCTGGGATCTCAGGATTTTTCGAAGGGGATGATAGATGAGGTGAGAGTTTGGAATGCGGCATTGTCTCAAGATGATATCAGAGATTGGATGTGTAAGATATTGAATTGGGAGCATCCTAAGATGGAAGAGTTGGCGGTTTGGTATCCTTTTGATGAAGACAATGGGAGATTTCTCTCAGTGGAGGATCATGCGGGCTCTTATGATGGGATCATACATGATATCGCCTCTGCCCAAATTCGCACTGAGGCTGGCACGCCATTGGGAGATCGGGCTGCTTACAGATTTACACCCGACGATGCGCCTGAATTATTGCGATTGTCTCATGAAGATGGAGACGAAGTGGTCTTGGGAGATGTCAGTTCCGAAGGAATGATTGAATCCATTTTCCTCTATCAGGTCGATATGCCTTCCAATGGACGAAATGGTTTCCGAATGGTGGATTGGAGCGATGAGCGTTATTGGGGCATCTTCATTCCTGGTGCCAACCAAGAGGTATCGTATAAGGCCTCCGTTTTCTATGCCGGACATCCTCTGTCCTATCAAAACGAAGCCGGAACAGTCGTAGCTAATCGCAGCAGTAATGCAGAACCCATTTGGTCCAATACATATTCAGATGCAGACTATACTGCCCAACGGATCGACTATCTGGGTTCAGGCAGTTCGGAAATGATCCTCGGACAGGCGGACCCATTCTTTTGGGAGCCCTTGGTACTATCTGTCTCGCAACCGCACGATAATAAAGGCCTGAAGTTGGCTTGGCAGCCGATTTCCTCCGAATCGATTGTGGAATACGTACTTGAAAAATCCTCCAATGGACATGATTTCGAGGTAGCTGCTACTTGGCAAAAGGACGGGGAAAAATGGCCAGATCTTTTCGAATACATAGATCACGAAGCTCCGCCGGAATCTCAGGTGCGCCATTACCGAGTGCTTGCCATAGATCATGAAGGGCATTTTCGGAATTCCAATATTGAGTCATGGCGAATTCTGGGTACAAATGCTGAATTTACAGTCTTTCCCAATCCCGTGTCAGAGACTGCCATTCTTTTTCCGCTGTTCGATCGCAAATGGCCGGCTCAGATTCAGCTGTTAGATCTCAGTGGTAGACAACTTGGGTTTTGGGAGCTTCAGACAGATTGGAGTTCACTCAATATCCCCGTGCAGCATTTGGCGGTAGGTACCTATGTCCTCAGAATCCAATATGGCACCCAAGTATTCACGGAACGATTGCTGATCGGGCGATAA